Part of the Devosia sp. SL43 genome, AAGGTGATGGTTGCCTCCGGGGTGCGCTACGACCTCGCGGTGACCAGCCCGGAATATGTCAAGGAACTGGTGACCCACCACGTCGGCGGCTATCTCAAGATCGCCCCCGAGCACACCGAGCGCGGCCCGCTCGACAAGATGATGAAGCCCGGCATCGGCACCTATGACAAGTTCAAGGAGATGTTCGACGCTGCGGCGGCCGAGGCCGGCAAGAAATACTACCTGATCCCGTATTTCATCGCGGCGCATCCGGGCACGACCGACGAGGACATGATGAACCTCGCGCTGTGGCTCAAGAAGAACCGCTATCGCGCTGATCAGGTGCAGACCTTCCTGCCTTCGCCCATGGCCACCGCGACCGCCATGTACCACACCGGCGTCAACACGCTCAAAGGCGTCAAGCGTGGCGGCAGCGACGAAGTCGGTACCGTGCGCGGCACCAAGCAGCGCCGGCTGCACAAGGCCTTCCTGCGCTACCATGATCCGGACAATTGGCCGCTGCTGCGCGATGCGCTCAAGGAAATGGGCCGCGCCGACCTGATCGGCCCGCGTCCCGACCAACTGGTGCCGAACTACCAGCCGCCGGGTACGGGCAAGGCCGCCGGCGTCAAGCGCCCGGTTCGCCCCAATAGCCGGGCGCTGAAATTTACCACCAAGGGCGTGCCGCTGTTCAAGAAGTAAGGTTCTTCTTTCGGTGGTCAGCGATGGTGCAGTCGACACCCTCCCCCTCTGTGGGGAGGGATCAAGGGAGGGGGTTGACCCCAATATCGGGGCGCTCTCACCCCCTCCATCCTCCCACATCAAGGGGAGGTGCCGTCCGGTGCGGTGGCGAGATCGTGCCAGACACGCGAGCCCCCTATTCCGGCAAAGTCTCCCGCACCATGACCGCCGCGAAGAACCCGTCCGTATCGTGCTGTGCGGGCGTCAACGACAGGTAATACGGATCGGCCGAAGGCAGGCCGGGCGCGGCCTCGCGCAGCGGCAGGACCTTGAAGTCGGGATGAGCGGCCAGGAAAGCAGCCACCTGCTCCTCATTCTCCTCGGATAGAAGCGAACACGTGGCGTAGACGAACCGTCCACCAGGCCGCACCAGCCGCGCTGCGCTCGCCAGAATCTTTGCCTGCAGTGCCACCAGATGCCCCACGCCCTGCTCATCCTCGGGACGCCAGCGGGCATCGGGATTGCGCCGCCAGGTGCCGGTGCCACTGCAGGGCGCATCCACCAGCACGCGATCAAAACCGCCCTTGTGGCGTTTCACCCATTTATCCGTTTCGCTGGCCAGCAGCTTGGTCTGGATATTGTGCAACCCCGCCCGCCGGAACCGCTCGGCCCCGCGCTTCAAACGGCCCTCAAGCACGTCACAGGCAATCACATGGCCCTTGTTGGCCATCTGCGCGGCAATGGCCAGCGTCTTGCCACCGGCGCCGGCGCAAAAGTCGACCACCCGGTCGCCCGGCCGCGCATCGACCAGCATGGCGACAAGCTGCGAGCCTTCATCCTGAATCTCGACCTCGCCTTCCTTCAACATCGGCAGTTTGGCCAGCGAGAGCCGTTCGTTGAGGCGGATGCCATGCGGCGCCATGCGTGATGCCTCCGGCTTGAGGCCAAGAGCCCGCAGATCACTGAGCATCGCCTCGCGCGTCGACTTGATCGGGTTGACGCGCAAGTCGAGCGGAGCGGGTGTCTGCATGGCCGCCATCTCCTGCTCGAACGCCTCCTGGAAACGGCGCCGCAGAGGATCCATCGCCCATGAAGGGCATTCGAAGCGCACGGCGTCTGGCATGGAGGCATCGTCGATCGCGCAGCCCTGCAGCTTTGTCAGCAACGCCCGCTCACTCTCCTTCAGCACCGCTGGGCAGAACTTTTCCCCGTTGAACAGGCGTTGCACCTGCTCCGTCGTCTTGCCCTCGCCCAGCACAAGCCAGGCCAGCAGGCGATTGCGGGGTACGTCCTGACGATTGTACTGTGCCAGCCACCAGCCCAGGCGGGCATGGTGCCGGAGCAGCGCATAGAGCAGTTCGAAAATGTGCCCGCGATCCGCGTCGCCGATATGGCGCCGGTACCGAAACCAGGCAGAGACGACAGCGTCCGCCGGGCGCGGGGTGGTGTCGACCTCATGCATCAGGTCGAGCGTAGCTTGCAGACGGGCAGCATGGGTCACGGGACGAAGGTCAGGCTGAGAAAAACGCCGCAACATAGCGAAAGTGCTGCGACTGGCCAATGCGAAAAGAGCAAGGCACAACAGCGCCTTGCTCTCCAAATCATGCCTCTCGAACGGGCGACAGGCGCCCTGCTCTATCTCAGCTTCGCGGCTTGAGATTTTCCGGGTCGTAGAGCGGCTTGTAGCCGACGCTGGCGACCTCAGCCGGATAAGTTTCGCCGAAATATTCCAGCGTCACCTGCCGTCCAACCTGGCAATGGCTCCACGGCAGATAGGCCAGAGCGATGTTCTTACCGATGGTCGGG contains:
- a CDS encoding RsmB/NOP family class I SAM-dependent RNA methyltransferase, producing MTHAARLQATLDLMHEVDTTPRPADAVVSAWFRYRRHIGDADRGHIFELLYALLRHHARLGWWLAQYNRQDVPRNRLLAWLVLGEGKTTEQVQRLFNGEKFCPAVLKESERALLTKLQGCAIDDASMPDAVRFECPSWAMDPLRRRFQEAFEQEMAAMQTPAPLDLRVNPIKSTREAMLSDLRALGLKPEASRMAPHGIRLNERLSLAKLPMLKEGEVEIQDEGSQLVAMLVDARPGDRVVDFCAGAGGKTLAIAAQMANKGHVIACDVLEGRLKRGAERFRRAGLHNIQTKLLASETDKWVKRHKGGFDRVLVDAPCSGTGTWRRNPDARWRPEDEQGVGHLVALQAKILASAARLVRPGGRFVYATCSLLSEENEEQVAAFLAAHPDFKVLPLREAAPGLPSADPYYLSLTPAQHDTDGFFAAVMVRETLPE